One Ricinus communis isolate WT05 ecotype wild-type chromosome 1, ASM1957865v1, whole genome shotgun sequence DNA window includes the following coding sequences:
- the LOC8276696 gene encoding 2-methyl-6-phytyl-1,4-hydroquinone methyltransferase, chloroplastic — translation MASSMLNGAENLTLMRIKSTNHKGLSFSGSDFNGKHFPRVNLTSSSRILKTTIIAPKCSLSASRPASQPRFIQHKKEAFWFYRFLSIVYDHVINPGHWTEDMRDDALEPADLSDRNMLVVDVGGGTGFTTLGIVKHVDAKNVTILDQSPHQLAKAKQKEPLKECKIIEGDAEDLPFPTDYADRYVSAGSIEYWPDPQRGIREAYRVLKLGGKACLIGPVYPTFWLSRFFADVWMLFPKEEEYIEWFQKAGFKDVQLKRIGPKWYRGVRRHGLIMGCSVTGVKPASGDSPLQLGPKEEDVSKPVNPFVFFLRFILGAMAATYYVLVPIYMWLKDQIVPKGRPI, via the exons TCTGATTTTAACGGGAAGCATTTTCCTAGAGTGAATTTAACATCTAGTTCTAGAATCTTGAAAACAACAATAATAGCACCTAAGTGCAGTTTATCAGCTTCTAGGCCAGCTTCTCAGCCTAGATTTATCCAGCACAAGAAAGAGGCTTTTTGGTTCTATAGATTCCTATCCATTGTATATGACCATGTGATAAACCCGGGCCACTGGACTGAAGACATGAGAGACGATGCATTAGAACCTGCTGATCTTAGTGACAGGAATATGTTAGTGGTAGATGTCGGTGGTGGCACTGGTTTCACTACTCTGGGCATTGTTAAGCATGTGGATGCTAAAAATGTTACAATTCTTGATCAATCTCCTCATCAGCTTGCAAAGGCCAAGCAAAAGGAGCCTTTAAAGGAGTGTAAGATCATTGAGGGTGATGCAGAAGATCTGCCATTTCCTACTGACTATGCAGACAGATATGTGTCTGCTGGGAG TATTGAGTACTGGCCAGATCCGCAACGGGGCATCAGGGAAGCATATAGGGTCTTGAAACTAGGAGGAAAGGCCTGCTTAATTGGTCCAGTGTACCCAACATTTTGGCTGTCCCGCTTCTTTGCAGATGTTTGGATGCTGTTCCCAAAGGAGGAAGAATACATTGAATGGTTCCAAAAGGCCGGGTTTAAGGATGTTCAGTTGAAGAGGATTGGCCCAAAATGGTATCGCGGTGTTCGAAGGCACGGACTAATCATGGGATGTTCTGTAACAGGTGTTAAACCTGCTTCTGGAGATTCTCCTTTACAG CTTGGTCCAAAGGAAGAGGATGTATCAAAGCCTGTGAACCCATTTGTGTTCTTTCTGCGGTTTATTTTGGGTGCCATGGCAGCAACGTACTATGTGCTGGTCCCTATCTACATGTGGCTCAAAGATCAAATTGTACCCAAAGGTAGACCAATCTAA